In Rutidosis leptorrhynchoides isolate AG116_Rl617_1_P2 chromosome 6, CSIRO_AGI_Rlap_v1, whole genome shotgun sequence, the DNA window gtgctgcCATACCGGTGTGTAATGGGGTGGAGTGTTAAGTGGCGtgttgggtgatgtgttaaaatctgattggaagttgggtgaaaagggggataaaaactaattaaataatggGAATAAATGCAGCACGCGTACGAAGGTCTCGGTGCTCACTTGAAGCACACATGTAGCACACGAAGCAGCACACCATGGTTATAGGCGTGTTGGCCAACACATGACCCAACACGCCAGGGTTAAAGAAGGTCTAAATGGTTCAATATTTACGGCTTAACCATTTAATTAAGATAATCAAGAGGTCATTAAATCCACCGTAAAATAGTACACGTGCTTGACCCATGGGCTCTTGCTAATGACTAATGAGTATGACCTCCCATAGACCCATATACGATAAAAATGGGCTctctcataatataagtattatttcgAGGATTGTGTTTTTGTAATGGGCTCTTACTAACGGGTATGACTATGACCTCCCGCATAAAGCCATATTTGTATTTCGAGGATTTTGTTTTTTGTTATACTACTACTCTACTAGTAGTATTTGCATTTACGTTCTGATAATATAATCttgtatgattatgtgatttgattTACTGTTATTGACACCATCAAACTAGCAACAAAATATGCATACATTAAATCTCTTAGTTAACCCATTCATAAACTTCAATGAACAAATAACAAAAAAGTTTATTTCCATCAGTTTACATGTTCAACTAATTCAATTAGCACTTTTACGGCTTTACCTATTTCTTTTTTTGCATTAATGCACGTACCTTATCTTCTTTAGGTCAAATAAAAAAGTCAAACTTAAAAAGTCAAAATCAAGCAATGGCCATCGACTATTTGTTTATGTATTTGCTGACTAAACCTCCCCACTCACTCTTGACAGTTTCATCTCAAACCCCAATTCTCCACTATGGCATCCAACGgcaccaccaccaacaccaccacaATTGATATCCGATCCGAATTCGCACATCACGACCCGAACGTCGCCCGAATCAACAACGGCAGTTTCGGTTCATGCCCTAATTCCGTCATCCAAGCTCAACAACAGTACCAGCTCCGTTTCCTCGAACAACCCGACCACTTTTATTTCAATCTGCTCAAACCCTTAAATCTCCGTTCTCGCCACTCCATCAAAACCCTAATCAACGCAAATCACGTCGACGAGATCTCAATTGTCGATAATGCCACAACTGCTGCTGCAATTGTTCTGCAACACATTAAATGGTCGTTTTTCGACTCAAAATTCAATCCCGGCGATACGGCGGTGATACTGCATTACGCGTACGGTGCCGTTAAAAAGTCCGTTGAAGCCTACGTTACTCGAGCTGGTGGTAAGGTGATTGAGGTTAAAATGCCCTTTCCTGTTAGTTGTAACGATGAAATTATTAATGCTTTTAGAGATGCTTTAGAATTAGCGAAATCGAATAATCGTAAGGTTAGGTTAGCTGTGATTGATCATATAACTTCGATGCCGAGTGTTGTGATTCCTGTTAAAGAGTTAGTTAAAATGTGTAGAGAAGAAGGTGTTGACCGTATATTCGTTGATGCTGCCCATGCGATCGGATCGATTGAGGTTGATGTGAACGATATCGGTGCTGATTTTTACACTAGTAATTTGCACAAGTGGTTATTTTGTCCTCCGTCGATTGCGTTTTTGCATTGTAGGAATCCTGAATTGTCGAACTTGCATCATCCCGTTGTGTCTCATGAATATGGAAATGGGATAGCTATAGAGAGTTCGTGGATTGGTACTAGGGATTATAGTGCGCAGTTAGTTGTACCTGAAGCTTTAGAGTTTGTAAATAAGTTTGAAGGTGGGCTTGATGGAATAAGGAAGTGGAATCATGAAAAGGTTATGGAGATGGCGGAAATGTTGGTGAAGGCTTGGGGGACTCATCTTGGTTCACCTCCGGAAATGTGTTCGAGTATGGCGATGGTTGGTTTGCCTGCTTGTTTGGGGATTATGAGTGATTCTGATACGTTGAAGTTGAGGTCTCGTTTGAGGGATTGTTTTAAGGTTGAAGTTCCGATATATTATCGGCAACCTAAGGATGGGGAAGTTAACCCGGTAACAGGGTATGCTAGGATATCTCATCAGATTTATAACACTGTTGATGATTACTACAGATTTAGGGATGCCATTTGCAATCTTGTTGATACTGGGTTCACATGTAAAGTTTTTCAAGATTGAAAGAGGTATGCATTTTCATATTAGTTGTTGCTTTTTAGTTCAAAGTGCGTTCAGTGTTTGACTTGTTGTGTGCAGTTTGAAAATGATCATGTGATATTGAGGATGATTCAAATCATCTTCTTGATCTGAAGGTAACAAATCATTAGTATACCTGTTGAAGTAAAGTGTTCATCTTGGGCAGTATGGTTGTTTAGTTGCCAAACTTGTGTAACTTGTTTGAACCAGTGGTTGATCTGATTCTGCTAATTACTACTTTTCGACGTTGAGCTCTCACATGTACCATAATGCCTAAAGCTACATTCTGTCATATGTTGTTTTTCTCATCTTTTATTACAGTTTGCAATAAAGCCGATTAGTTTCTCTTTTTTTGATTATATCAGGCAACTCATACTTCTAACATAATCTGACCACTTTTTGACTTGAACATAATCTGAAAGTTAGAGACCACCTGGATAACTCTAGACCAATACGCCTTTTGATAATAGCACTACTTATATACACGTTTTAGAATGACTAAGTAGGCAAGATTTTACAAAATAAGGTCTTTTATTCGATTACCAATTTATCAcgcttaatatttatttttaactttTGAGAATACATAAGTACACAATCGATATgatattgttttattatttaatttaataactaataataatatgatattgttttagaaaaatcttttattcaattaCCAATCCTAGGACCATGATCGGGTTCAGAAATGTCTGCGATTGAGTAAATAGCTCTACGAACGAATGGATTGGATCGACTTGGAAAATGGAAAGATTTGTACAAGTTATATGTTTCATCACCACTTTGTGAAAAAGCCTTAGGTATGAATATGTTAGATACCAGTGACTCGATTGCTGAAATAGTGACTCGATTGCTGCAATAGTATCTCTCCCCCCCAAAAAGCATGTTTTTGTTTACCAACGCACAAAGAAAATATTTTGTTGCGAATGAACAAGATATTGAGGAATTGTCGATTGGAATTGAACATCAGTGTTCCATTTATACCAAGATTACCACTTGCGAATCACACACAAACTAGTGTTATGTGCATGTACAAGTCAAACCTCCAGTTATCCAGTAATGCATGCATCATATAATCAAACAGTTCACTTAAAGAAAATTACCTTAATAAACATTCGTATTCAGTCATATAATAAGCAGCATTATTACAAAACCAAACTTGTTCATGAAAtcttgaatgcttattaatgtcaTACTAGAAATAACAAATATACAAATATGAATCTTTTAATATCGAAATGCAAGACTGTCAATATAGCTACCGCCTTCATGAACATTAGCAGATCTTAAGATATATTCATGTCATAAAATTTGTCCGTCATTACCTTAACGGATTGAAGCTAGTATGCAGTAACAAAAATATATCCTCATAGTGTTTTCATTTGATTCCGACTCAACATTCTTTGCGATAATGTGCTACTCAAttaatgatcatcatcatcatcccctTGTATTTTCATAACATAAAGCATAATAAAAATCTGATTATCTTCACCATTTGTCATGACATAGCATATTTATAATCAGGTCATCATCTTCCCCTTATACAACTTCACAAGTTTcagaatataatatatttaaagttGATCATCATCTTCCCCTTAAAACTTCAGTTTCAGAAAATAAATTTACTCGATATCGATCATAATTATCACCTTAAAGCTTCAGTTCAGAACATAAAATTTTCAAACTTGATCATCCTTCCCTGGAAAATTTCACTTTTGAAACATAACTATACATTCCCCTTAAAACTTCAGTTTCAGAACATAAAATACTCGAAATTAATCATAATTATCCCCTTAAAGCTTCAGATTTAGAACATAAAATGTTCAAACTTGATCATCCTTCCATGTAAAACTTCACTTTTGAAACATAACTATACATTCCCCTTAAAACAACAGTTTCAGAACTTAACATATTCAAATTTAATCACCATCTTCCCTTTAAAAACTTCAATTTCAGAACATAAGATGTTCAAACTTGATCATCCTTTCCTTTAAAACTTCATTTTTGAAacataactatacaaacaatgatcTCTACCCCCTTAAACCTTCAGTTTCAGAAAATTAACATACTCAATTTGATCCCCATCTTCTAAAGAAAATTTCAATTTCAGAACATAACATATTCAAaagtttcatcatcatcttcatcttaaaAACTACACCAGTCTCAGGACATAAACTAGCCACATACTCCTTTGACTGCTATTTTGTGTTTGTTCATACAGTCTCTTCTGGATTGTGTACGATTAACCTGATCTTTTGAATGTATACGGATGGCTTAGAAAATAAAGATGATTAAACCCCTACTAAAACCTCAAAAGAAACTATTTCTCTACGACCTAAACTAAGTTTGTTCTATTACGTTTGACCcggttttagtcaaacttaactactAGAATTCTACACTAAATTTGTAATAAATTATAAAGGCCAACTTACTTATCCTGATTAGACTAATCAGGCCTTCCAAACCCGTTAATTTTCAATGATCTGATGACGGGGTGGGGGTGGACCCCAGAAGAGTAATAGTAACAGGTTGCCATCCATCAGGATTAGGTACGATCCACTTTTTTCCAGTGATAGCCAAGTACAAAATATGAATTACGTCACCCAAAGCGCTATCTTTTAAGCAAGACCTTTGTATGATAAGTGCAGCCTCATATCTATCCAAAACAAAATTGATCACATGTCAGATAATGCTTAACACAAATCATAAAGGTGGTGTTCGGATATGCGATACGATACTGATTATTACTACTTGAAGTGACAATAATTAGCTTTCAGCATTGGTAATGGTTCTCACTTTACTTATTTGATTATTAAGGGGTCACATAATCAATTTAGATAAGCTAA includes these proteins:
- the LOC139852939 gene encoding probable L-cysteine desulfhydrase, chloroplastic, whose protein sequence is MASNGTTTNTTTIDIRSEFAHHDPNVARINNGSFGSCPNSVIQAQQQYQLRFLEQPDHFYFNLLKPLNLRSRHSIKTLINANHVDEISIVDNATTAAAIVLQHIKWSFFDSKFNPGDTAVILHYAYGAVKKSVEAYVTRAGGKVIEVKMPFPVSCNDEIINAFRDALELAKSNNRKVRLAVIDHITSMPSVVIPVKELVKMCREEGVDRIFVDAAHAIGSIEVDVNDIGADFYTSNLHKWLFCPPSIAFLHCRNPELSNLHHPVVSHEYGNGIAIESSWIGTRDYSAQLVVPEALEFVNKFEGGLDGIRKWNHEKVMEMAEMLVKAWGTHLGSPPEMCSSMAMVGLPACLGIMSDSDTLKLRSRLRDCFKVEVPIYYRQPKDGEVNPVTGYARISHQIYNTVDDYYRFRDAICNLVDTGFTCKVFQD